The window AAGAGAACTTTACCGGCAACGCCGAGACGTCTTTCAGCCGGTGTTGCATAGGGGTTCAGCGGGGTGCCTACACCGAATTTCTCTATTCTTATGCCGTTAACCGGGTGGCATTTAGTGCTGAGTGCGTGAATCAACTCATCCTTATCGTAGATATCCGTTTTATCGTCAACAACTACAAGCATGTGGAACCAGGGACCCAGCTTGCTGCCGAAGCAAAGCTGACCGATCTGTGTAGCTATGTTTGCATAAGCAGGTTTTACGCCTACCACAACAAGGTGATGTGTTGATTCGGGAAGCATATATACGCCGGTTATGGGGATTCCCTGAGCGCGGAGCATTTTATCCATTTCCAGGCCAAGAGAAAATGATCTTAAAAGCTGACCTTCATCTGTAGGTATTCCCATATTGGACATAGCCATAATGGGATTCTTTCTCATGGTGATTGCCTTAACGTGATACACGGTTCTCGGTTCTCGGGGGCTTGTTCTGTAGCCGGTATATTCGCCGAAGGGAGCTTCATCAATCATAACGTTTGGTACAAGGACACCTTCGATGATGATTTCTGCGTGGGCCGGAACTAAGAGATCGCAGGTAACACACTTGGTTACTTCTACGGGCTCTCCCATAAGGAGGCTTGTAAACTCAGCTTCAGCAATACCTGCAGGAGCGCAGCTTGCGATTGCTGAAAGAGGATCGGGATTGACTACTACTGCAAAAGGCATAGGCTTATTTGCAGGCTGAAATTTGTTGTGCCACATTTTCCCCATATCAGAGAAGGGAAGTACGGGACCGACCATTGTCTTTTCATCAAAAGCCATCTGACGATACATACCCCAGTTCACGAAAGGAGTGTCAAGATCCTTGGCTACTACAAACTGCCATGTGCCTATGTATCTGCCGCCGTCACCATCATGAACCATGGGTGCAGGGAGATTTAATATGTTTGCATCATCGCCTGTCCATACGATTTCCTGGCAGGGTGCATTGGTGATGACTTTCGGTGCCATTGCCTTGCTTTCATCTGACGTTCTCTTCAGATATTCGGCTGACACCTCAGGAACTGTGCTATCCGGATCCATACCGAGTGCAATTGCCAGCCTTCTGTATGTAGCGATAGGCGCTCCAACGCATTCAAAACCGGGATAATCTTTAATGTTCTTAAAAAATACGGCCGGACCTTTCTTTTCGCATGTTCTCCGGACGATTGCGCCCATCTCAAGATCCCAATCAACTTCCTCGTTTACTTCTATGGCATCGCCTGTTTTTATGCATGCTTCTATAAATGCCCTGTTGTCTTTGTAATACTTATGAGCCATCTGTTCCTCCATCAAATTATTTAAACTTCTCTACGATCTGATCCCACTTGCCTTGCGCCTCAAGGATAAACTGGGCCATTTCCCTTACAACACCCTTTCCGCCGCCGGCGGACGTCACTAAATCAGCAATCGATATTGCTTCCTGTGAAGCATCTGAAGGTGCTACGGATAACCCTACCCGTTTCATAACTGCAAGGTCTATCATCTCGTCGCCTGCATAACATATGTCCTCATCTTTTAAGCCTGATTCCTGCTCAAACTGTTCAACCCTTCCCATTTTTGCACCCTGGCCCCAGCGTCTTTCAGGCGGAATTCCATAGATGCCTGCCATCTGCTCATCTGCACGTGATATCTTTGTTGTGAGAAGTGAAACAGATATACCTGCTTCTGTAAGAAGCCTGACTCCAAGCCTGTCATGGAGAGAGAAAAGCTCAGACTTTATCCCCTCCTGTGTATAGTACAGGGTATTGTCCGTCATTATCCCATGGATATCAAGGATGACAAATTTAACCTTTTTTGCTTTTTCGATCGCCTCTGCTCTATTCATCGCATCGCCTCCTCTATTTGTAACCCATTTTGGTTACTTTCTCTACCCATGCATCCCATTTGTCCATGGCCCTCATTACAACTTCACATATTTCTCTCATGGCGCCCCTACCGCCTGCAGCTTTGGTAATGTAACAGGCAAGGGCCTTTACCTCATCAATGGCATCTGCCGTTGCTATGGGAAAACCAACTCTTTCCATGGGGGCAATATCAGTAAGTTCACAACCCAGATAGCCTATCTCTTCATCTGTTATGTTCATCTCCTTCTTAAGCTCTTCAATCTTGGCCCACTTATCTGTCACACTATAGTAGAACTTATCAAGCTTCAGTTCCTTGGCCCTGAAAAGGCCTTCTCCGTCTATGGATGTTGTGTCGAGAAAAGCAATACCGATTCCATTTGCGGTAAAGGAAAGATCCGCAAACCCGTCCATATGCCAGAAACCGTATCGCCTGTTTCCCTCTATATCACAAAAAATGTTGTTCGCAGTCAATACGCCATGAATATCATGGCAAAAAAGTTTAATTTTTTTAGCCCTTTCCTTTGCATCATTCAAATCTTTTTCGAATGCCATTTTACCTCCTTTTAGTCAATTACCGGGGCTTACGCCTATCCCGTAAGAGGGTCGCCCCCT is drawn from Pseudomonadota bacterium and contains these coding sequences:
- the ppcA gene encoding phenylphosphate carboxylase subunit alpha — protein: MAHKYYKDNRAFIEACIKTGDAIEVNEEVDWDLEMGAIVRRTCEKKGPAVFFKNIKDYPGFECVGAPIATYRRLAIALGMDPDSTVPEVSAEYLKRTSDESKAMAPKVITNAPCQEIVWTGDDANILNLPAPMVHDGDGGRYIGTWQFVVAKDLDTPFVNWGMYRQMAFDEKTMVGPVLPFSDMGKMWHNKFQPANKPMPFAVVVNPDPLSAIASCAPAGIAEAEFTSLLMGEPVEVTKCVTCDLLVPAHAEIIIEGVLVPNVMIDEAPFGEYTGYRTSPREPRTVYHVKAITMRKNPIMAMSNMGIPTDEGQLLRSFSLGLEMDKMLRAQGIPITGVYMLPESTHHLVVVGVKPAYANIATQIGQLCFGSKLGPWFHMLVVVDDKTDIYDKDELIHALSTKCHPVNGIRIEKFGVGTPLNPYATPAERRLGVAGKVLFDCTFPLDWSASDVPIKVSFDNVYPKDIQEKVLAKWKTYGFKE
- a CDS encoding HAD hydrolase family protein, whose translation is MNRAEAIEKAKKVKFVILDIHGIMTDNTLYYTQEGIKSELFSLHDRLGVRLLTEAGISVSLLTTKISRADEQMAGIYGIPPERRWGQGAKMGRVEQFEQESGLKDEDICYAGDEMIDLAVMKRVGLSVAPSDASQEAISIADLVTSAGGGKGVVREMAQFILEAQGKWDQIVEKFK
- a CDS encoding HAD hydrolase family protein, whose amino-acid sequence is MAFEKDLNDAKERAKKIKLFCHDIHGVLTANNIFCDIEGNRRYGFWHMDGFADLSFTANGIGIAFLDTTSIDGEGLFRAKELKLDKFYYSVTDKWAKIEELKKEMNITDEEIGYLGCELTDIAPMERVGFPIATADAIDEVKALACYITKAAGGRGAMREICEVVMRAMDKWDAWVEKVTKMGYK